The following are from one region of the Isoalcanivorax indicus genome:
- a CDS encoding PQQ-dependent sugar dehydrogenase — protein sequence MRWLWLSAGALGLIVVSACGENNTTGITGAVPSGAPRDVHASEYHDFVLEELAGGLNHPWSLAFLPEGDLLITERAGTLRRFSEDGLSEALSGVPESVVQNQGGLLEVTLHPDFDNNQRVYLSYARACDEGGATTAVGYGTLNGTSIEHFEDIFVGDACATGGRHHAGKLLFDNDGYLFLSIGDRGEDPRAQDPGDHAGVMIRLHDDGRVPDDNPFVGDDDKRDEIWSYGHRNPQGLDLHPTTGEVWLHEHGPRGGDEINLVQPALNYGWPEVTHGVEYSGEYIGPDEMEGMEPPLKHWTPSIAPSGMAFYTGDAFPDWQGDIFVGALAGQHVARVRFDGTTEVEEEQLLADSGHRFREVRQGPDGFLYLLTDSTDGKLLRILPE from the coding sequence ATGCGGTGGCTATGGCTGTCTGCAGGTGCCCTGGGCCTGATCGTGGTCAGTGCCTGCGGCGAAAACAACACAACCGGGATCACCGGGGCGGTGCCCAGCGGCGCCCCCCGTGACGTTCATGCCAGCGAATACCATGACTTCGTACTGGAAGAGCTGGCGGGCGGCCTCAACCACCCCTGGTCGCTGGCGTTTCTGCCGGAAGGCGACCTGCTGATTACCGAGCGTGCCGGCACACTGCGCCGCTTCAGCGAGGACGGCCTGAGCGAAGCCCTGAGCGGTGTACCCGAAAGCGTGGTCCAGAATCAGGGTGGCCTGCTGGAAGTCACGCTGCACCCGGACTTTGACAACAACCAGCGCGTCTACCTGAGCTACGCCAGGGCCTGCGATGAAGGCGGCGCCACCACGGCCGTGGGCTATGGCACGCTGAACGGCACCAGCATCGAGCACTTCGAGGACATATTTGTCGGGGACGCCTGCGCCACCGGCGGACGCCACCATGCGGGCAAGCTGCTGTTTGATAACGACGGTTATCTGTTCCTGAGCATCGGCGACCGGGGTGAAGACCCGCGAGCCCAGGACCCGGGCGACCACGCCGGGGTGATGATCCGCCTGCACGATGACGGTCGCGTACCCGACGACAATCCGTTCGTCGGCGATGACGACAAGCGTGACGAGATCTGGAGCTATGGCCACCGCAACCCGCAAGGGCTGGACCTGCACCCGACCACCGGCGAGGTCTGGCTGCACGAGCACGGCCCCCGGGGAGGCGATGAAATCAATCTGGTGCAGCCTGCCCTGAATTACGGCTGGCCCGAAGTCACCCACGGCGTGGAGTACAGCGGCGAATATATCGGCCCTGACGAGATGGAGGGCATGGAGCCCCCGCTGAAGCACTGGACGCCGTCCATCGCTCCCTCCGGCATGGCCTTCTACACGGGCGACGCCTTTCCCGACTGGCAGGGCGACATCTTTGTCGGCGCCCTGGCGGGGCAACATGTCGCCCGGGTGCGCTTTGACGGCACCACCGAAGTGGAAGAAGAGCAGTTGCTGGCCGACAGTGGCCACCGTTTCCGCGAAGTGCGTCAGGGGCCAGACGGCTTTCTCTACCTGCTGACCGACTCCACTGACGGCAAGCTGCTGCGCATCCTGCCGGAATAA
- a CDS encoding penicillin acylase family protein: MINKCAPSLLALALAATAATLTACGGSSGGSLNDGVGGEDPRDPGGPGSGNRIPVPVTQPFADYGTVLNILPPGQDDNGGVSNLLGDIPGLGDLLATLLDDGLSQLGLAPALFKEPHFDDQLDMYENIVFSPPGLTDDQLTQYFKPAPMLAPDAGNWTREYTVAQGDYSVQIKRDDFGVPHIFGQQRTDALFGMGYVTAEDRLFLLDVLRRAGRGRLSEFLGPADFSFDIDIAENAPYREIDLTAQVANVASTLGEDGAQILVDADAFVAGLNRYVDGARQGLLQVPIEYVGLGVTLEPFVREDVVAIATLIQGIFAGGGGQEQRNVLLLQELLAQTNDPEKACDLWRDLRHANDPESSVTTERRFATQSPARIDEDACPLLPGFAAQFPAAVMFDAGSFQAHSPIDFEPCGRPGQAECPGIDGAIPSLPGTGVIEVIIEGTLNLLRGLLSLAVVENAPGDGMLASIGHWFDRTLNAMGLRENPAQHVAEVDDAVYEKARERVTATLAVLDGLRDDFPRTMSNALLVNGEHTASGHPLAVFGPQTSYFVPQLLLEMSVHGGDINTRGMTFTGLPYVVIGRGPDFAWSATSGNSDLTDVRVLRLCAPNGSNDPQGGYQFNGQCKAFDVINDGWAAKWNLAVPMDDPLATGQNFIVRRNVIRSEDYGPILGFAAVNGQPVALARQRATYFAELDTALPFVRATRNDVFDAQSFKEVFSATTGSFNWFYADADDIAFIHTGLYPRRAAGVHPDLPSWGDGSADWTGFLSLQDLPQDTNPPRGYLASWNNRPAKDWWSADDNSTYTLVHRNDMLDVRLTQLVAEGNVTLARLTEIMTDAGVTDLRGQEILPAAIDLLNLGSISADISEALNLLQGWMDNGAWRRDRNNDGRYDEEAAVALMDAWYTRMIERLLPQVTALESTGAGNLAPVGRDNSPGDMGSAYQSGYYGYLRRTLDMALGQSPAPYRALRCADSNNADACRTALMLSLVDAIDDLGGLDNRDNWSVNMLDDAIQHRAIGLSSVRPTHWQNRPTFQQAVEFRSRR, encoded by the coding sequence ATGATCAACAAGTGCGCTCCGTCGCTGCTGGCCCTGGCCCTCGCGGCCACCGCCGCGACGCTCACCGCCTGTGGCGGCTCCTCTGGCGGCAGCCTGAATGACGGCGTGGGTGGCGAAGACCCGCGTGACCCCGGCGGCCCGGGCAGCGGCAACCGCATTCCGGTGCCGGTGACGCAACCTTTTGCTGACTATGGCACCGTGCTGAACATCCTGCCGCCCGGGCAGGACGACAACGGCGGCGTCAGCAACCTGCTGGGCGATATTCCCGGCCTGGGCGATCTGTTGGCGACCTTGCTGGACGATGGCTTGAGTCAGCTCGGCCTGGCCCCCGCACTGTTCAAGGAACCCCACTTCGACGACCAGCTGGACATGTATGAAAACATCGTCTTCAGCCCGCCCGGGCTGACCGATGACCAGCTGACGCAATACTTCAAGCCCGCGCCCATGCTGGCGCCGGATGCCGGCAACTGGACCCGTGAATACACCGTGGCCCAGGGCGATTACAGCGTGCAGATCAAGCGAGATGATTTCGGCGTGCCGCATATCTTCGGCCAACAGCGCACCGATGCCCTGTTCGGCATGGGGTACGTCACCGCCGAAGACCGCCTGTTCCTGCTCGACGTGCTGCGCCGCGCCGGGCGTGGCCGCCTGTCCGAGTTTCTCGGCCCGGCGGATTTCTCTTTCGATATCGATATCGCGGAAAACGCGCCCTACCGGGAAATCGACCTGACCGCACAGGTGGCCAATGTGGCCAGCACCCTGGGCGAAGATGGCGCCCAGATCCTGGTGGATGCCGACGCCTTCGTCGCGGGCCTCAACCGTTATGTGGACGGCGCGCGCCAGGGCCTGCTCCAGGTGCCGATCGAATATGTCGGCCTGGGCGTCACCCTGGAGCCGTTTGTGCGCGAGGATGTGGTAGCCATCGCCACCCTGATCCAGGGCATCTTCGCGGGCGGCGGCGGCCAGGAGCAGCGCAACGTGTTGCTGCTTCAGGAACTGCTGGCGCAAACCAATGACCCCGAGAAAGCCTGCGATCTGTGGCGCGACCTGCGCCACGCCAACGACCCGGAATCGTCGGTGACCACCGAACGCCGTTTCGCCACCCAGTCCCCGGCGCGCATCGATGAAGACGCCTGCCCGTTGCTGCCTGGCTTTGCGGCACAGTTTCCTGCAGCAGTCATGTTTGATGCCGGCAGCTTCCAGGCGCATAGCCCGATCGACTTCGAGCCCTGTGGCCGCCCCGGCCAGGCCGAATGCCCCGGCATCGACGGCGCCATTCCGTCGTTGCCCGGCACTGGCGTGATCGAAGTGATCATCGAAGGCACACTGAACCTGCTGCGTGGACTCCTGTCGCTGGCCGTGGTGGAGAACGCGCCGGGTGACGGCATGCTCGCCAGCATCGGCCACTGGTTCGATCGCACGCTGAACGCCATGGGCCTGCGTGAAAACCCGGCACAGCACGTGGCTGAGGTGGACGACGCCGTGTACGAGAAAGCCCGCGAGCGGGTGACCGCCACCCTGGCGGTGCTGGACGGTCTGCGCGATGACTTCCCGCGCACCATGTCCAATGCCTTGCTGGTGAATGGCGAGCACACCGCCAGTGGCCACCCGCTGGCGGTCTTTGGTCCACAGACCAGCTACTTCGTGCCGCAACTGCTGTTGGAAATGTCCGTGCATGGCGGCGATATCAACACCCGGGGCATGACCTTCACCGGCCTGCCTTATGTGGTCATCGGCCGCGGTCCGGACTTCGCCTGGAGCGCCACCTCGGGCAACTCCGACCTCACCGACGTGCGTGTGCTGCGTTTGTGCGCGCCCAACGGCAGCAACGATCCCCAGGGCGGCTATCAGTTCAATGGCCAGTGCAAGGCCTTCGATGTCATCAACGACGGCTGGGCTGCGAAATGGAACCTGGCCGTCCCCATGGATGATCCGCTGGCCACCGGGCAGAACTTCATCGTTCGGCGCAATGTGATCCGCAGCGAGGATTACGGCCCGATTCTCGGCTTCGCCGCGGTCAACGGCCAGCCCGTGGCGCTGGCGCGCCAGCGCGCCACCTATTTTGCCGAACTGGATACCGCCCTGCCGTTCGTGCGCGCCACCCGCAATGACGTTTTCGATGCGCAGAGCTTCAAGGAAGTGTTCAGCGCCACCACCGGCAGCTTCAACTGGTTCTATGCCGATGCCGACGATATCGCCTTCATCCACACCGGCCTGTATCCGCGCCGCGCCGCTGGCGTGCACCCGGATCTGCCGTCGTGGGGTGACGGCAGCGCCGACTGGACCGGCTTCCTGTCACTGCAGGACCTGCCGCAGGACACCAACCCGCCGCGGGGCTATCTGGCCAGCTGGAACAATCGCCCGGCCAAAGACTGGTGGTCCGCCGACGACAACAGCACCTACACCCTGGTGCATCGCAACGACATGCTCGACGTGCGGCTGACGCAACTGGTGGCCGAGGGCAACGTGACGCTGGCCCGGCTGACCGAGATCATGACCGACGCCGGGGTGACCGACCTGCGCGGCCAGGAAATCCTGCCCGCCGCCATCGACCTGCTGAACCTGGGCAGCATCAGCGCCGACATCAGCGAAGCGCTGAACCTGCTGCAAGGCTGGATGGATAACGGCGCCTGGCGCCGCGACCGGAACAACGACGGCCGCTACGATGAAGAGGCCGCCGTGGCGCTGATGGATGCCTGGTACACGCGCATGATCGAACGCCTGCTGCCTCAGGTCACCGCACTGGAGAGCACCGGCGCCGGCAACCTGGCCCCTGTGGGCCGTGACAACAGTCCGGGCGACATGGGGTCCGCCTATCAGTCAGGTTACTACGGTTATCTGCGCCGCACGCTGGACATGGCTCTGGGCCAGTCGCCCGCGCCCTACCGCGCGCTGCGCTGTGCCGACAGCAACAACGCCGACGCCTGCCGCACGGCGCTGATGCTGAGTCTGGTGGATGCCATTGACGATCTGGGTGGTCTCGACAATCGCGACAACTGGTCCGTCAACATGCTCGATGACGCCATCCAGCATCGCGCCATTGGCCTGTCTTCCGTGCGCCCCACGCACTGGCAGAATCGCCCCACCTTCCAGCAGGCCGTGGAATTCCGCAGCCGCCGGTAA
- a CDS encoding acetyl-CoA carboxylase family protein — protein MSTSHPRLLIANRGEIAIRIHRAASALGWHTVAVCSEDDQQALHTRHADAVHTLPGTGPAAYLDSAALMEAAQQHHCTLVHPGYGFLSESADFARECTTAGLTFIGPTPETLTLFGDKVRARQQALAADVPVVSGTDSAVSLAQAEAFFRTLAVQGHEHGMMIKALAGGGGRGMRRVTDAAQIPAAFERCQAEARQAFGRDDLYVEALIPAARHIEVQLLGDGEGNVIHLGERDCTLQRQHQKLIELAPAPGLPERLRQRLLEAAVALGHSVRYRGLGTVEFLVAAESEADSPFWFIEMNPRLQVEHTVTEAVTGLDLVQLQCRVATGASLASLGLTQSPARHGQAVQLRINTETLSEDGSVRPAHGTLSAFDLPNGPGLRVDSSGYTGYASNPRFDTLLAKLIVHQPGEDLSALWRQAYQALCECRIEGVATSVPLLQNLLRHPAVQTLQVDTGFIDRERAALLAAPDTPHPRRYIVNTGDSASRVPSQGETAAPLPPGHDAVTAPVAGTLTRLLHAPGDTVHAGDTLALMDAMKMEFELKAPVAGQLVDVCATEGALLAEGERVLVLLADDSAASAHQTTTELDLDRVRDDLAAVLARQHGLLDAARPDAVARRRKTGQRTTRENLDQLLDPDSFSEYGGLALAAQRRRRSTEELIALSPADGLVAGTGTINADLFGSDAARCMALAYDYTVFAGTQGMMNHKKTDRMLEMAAHWKLPVVLYAEGGGGRPGDSDFPGVAGLDNMTFLGLARLSGQVPLVSVVSGRCFAGNAALAGCCDVIIATENTTLGMAGPAMIEGGGLGRYTPEQVGPVSVQAANGVLDIVVKDEAAATATARQYLGYFQGRLNDWQCADQRHLRHLIPENRVRVYDIRQVIDTLADTGTVLELRRAFAPGMITALVRLEGRPFGLIANNPLHLGGAIDSDGADKAARFMQLCDAFGLPLISLCDTPGFMVGPEAERSASVRHMSRLFVTAAAMTSPVFTVVLRKGYGLGAQAMAAGSFHAPVFTVAWPSGEFGAMGLEGAVRLGYARELAAIDDPDKRQKLFDRMVRAAYRHGQALNMASYLEIDNVIDPVDTRAWLLRGLNSAPVPARRERGRFIDTW, from the coding sequence ATGTCGACATCACACCCTCGTTTGCTGATCGCCAATCGCGGTGAAATCGCCATTCGCATTCACCGTGCCGCCAGCGCGCTGGGCTGGCACACCGTGGCGGTATGCAGCGAGGATGACCAACAGGCGCTGCATACCCGTCATGCCGATGCGGTACACACGCTACCCGGCACCGGACCCGCCGCGTATCTGGACAGCGCCGCACTGATGGAGGCCGCGCAGCAGCACCACTGCACGCTGGTGCATCCCGGTTACGGCTTCCTCAGCGAAAGCGCCGATTTCGCCCGCGAATGCACCACCGCCGGACTGACCTTTATCGGCCCCACGCCGGAGACCCTGACGCTGTTTGGTGACAAGGTGCGTGCCCGTCAACAGGCCCTGGCCGCGGACGTGCCCGTAGTCAGCGGGACCGACTCGGCGGTATCCCTCGCACAGGCCGAGGCCTTCTTCCGGACACTGGCCGTGCAGGGGCATGAACACGGCATGATGATCAAGGCGCTGGCCGGCGGCGGCGGGCGCGGCATGCGCCGGGTGACCGACGCCGCGCAGATCCCCGCCGCCTTCGAGCGCTGCCAGGCCGAAGCGCGCCAGGCGTTCGGCCGCGATGATCTCTATGTGGAAGCCCTGATCCCGGCAGCGCGGCATATCGAGGTGCAGCTGCTGGGGGACGGCGAGGGCAACGTGATTCATCTGGGCGAGCGCGATTGCACGCTGCAACGTCAGCACCAGAAACTGATTGAGCTGGCCCCCGCCCCCGGCCTGCCCGAGCGACTGCGCCAGCGACTGCTGGAGGCCGCCGTGGCGTTGGGCCACTCGGTGCGCTATCGCGGCCTGGGCACGGTGGAATTCCTGGTGGCGGCGGAGTCAGAGGCCGACAGCCCCTTCTGGTTTATCGAAATGAACCCGCGCCTGCAGGTGGAACACACCGTGACAGAAGCCGTGACCGGGCTTGATCTGGTGCAACTGCAATGCCGTGTCGCCACGGGCGCCAGCCTGGCCTCGCTGGGGCTGACCCAGTCACCGGCACGCCACGGCCAGGCGGTGCAGCTGCGCATCAATACGGAAACCCTCAGCGAAGACGGCAGCGTGCGCCCCGCCCACGGCACGCTTTCAGCTTTCGACCTGCCCAACGGCCCGGGGCTGCGCGTGGACAGCAGCGGCTATACCGGCTACGCCAGCAATCCACGTTTCGATACCCTGCTGGCCAAGCTGATCGTGCACCAGCCCGGCGAGGACCTGTCTGCGCTGTGGCGCCAGGCGTACCAGGCCCTGTGTGAATGCCGTATCGAAGGCGTGGCCACCAGCGTACCGCTGCTGCAGAACCTGTTGCGTCACCCGGCCGTGCAGACCTTGCAGGTAGACACCGGTTTTATTGACCGCGAACGCGCTGCCTTGCTGGCCGCCCCCGACACCCCCCATCCGCGCCGTTACATCGTCAATACCGGCGACAGCGCCTCGAGAGTCCCCTCACAAGGAGAGACGGCCGCGCCGCTGCCTCCGGGACATGACGCCGTGACCGCGCCGGTGGCGGGCACCCTGACGCGTCTGCTGCACGCCCCCGGCGATACCGTGCACGCTGGCGACACCCTGGCCCTGATGGACGCCATGAAAATGGAATTCGAACTGAAAGCACCGGTGGCCGGGCAACTGGTGGACGTGTGTGCAACCGAAGGCGCGCTGCTGGCCGAGGGCGAGCGTGTGCTGGTGCTGCTGGCGGATGACAGCGCGGCATCGGCACACCAGACCACCACCGAGCTGGATCTGGACCGGGTACGCGATGACCTGGCCGCCGTGCTGGCACGCCAGCACGGCCTGCTTGATGCGGCCCGCCCCGACGCCGTGGCCCGGCGCCGCAAGACCGGGCAGCGCACCACCCGGGAAAATCTTGACCAGTTACTCGACCCCGACAGCTTCAGCGAATACGGCGGCCTGGCCCTGGCGGCCCAGCGACGTCGCCGCAGCACCGAAGAACTCATCGCCCTGAGCCCTGCCGACGGCCTGGTGGCGGGTACCGGTACCATCAATGCCGACCTGTTCGGCAGCGACGCCGCACGCTGTATGGCGCTGGCCTACGACTACACCGTGTTCGCGGGCACCCAGGGCATGATGAATCACAAGAAAACCGACCGCATGCTGGAGATGGCCGCGCACTGGAAGCTGCCGGTAGTGCTGTATGCCGAGGGTGGCGGCGGGCGCCCCGGGGACTCCGACTTCCCTGGCGTCGCCGGGCTCGACAACATGACCTTCCTCGGCCTGGCCCGCCTGAGCGGCCAGGTGCCGCTGGTGAGTGTCGTCTCCGGGCGCTGTTTTGCCGGCAATGCGGCGCTGGCCGGTTGCTGCGATGTGATCATCGCCACCGAGAACACCACCCTCGGCATGGCCGGACCGGCCATGATCGAAGGCGGTGGCCTGGGCCGCTACACGCCGGAACAGGTGGGCCCGGTCAGCGTGCAGGCGGCCAATGGCGTGCTGGATATCGTGGTCAAGGATGAGGCGGCCGCCACCGCCACAGCACGCCAGTATCTGGGTTACTTCCAGGGTCGCCTGAACGACTGGCAGTGCGCCGACCAGCGCCACCTGCGTCACCTGATTCCGGAAAACCGGGTGCGGGTCTATGACATCCGCCAGGTGATCGACACCCTGGCGGATACCGGCACGGTGCTGGAACTGCGCCGCGCCTTCGCCCCCGGCATGATCACCGCGCTGGTGCGCCTCGAAGGCCGCCCCTTCGGCCTGATCGCCAACAATCCGCTGCATCTGGGCGGCGCCATCGACAGCGACGGCGCCGACAAGGCGGCTCGCTTCATGCAACTGTGCGATGCCTTTGGTCTGCCGTTGATCTCCCTGTGCGACACCCCAGGCTTCATGGTCGGCCCGGAGGCCGAACGCAGCGCCAGTGTTCGCCACATGTCGCGCCTGTTCGTCACCGCCGCCGCCATGACCAGCCCGGTGTTCACCGTCGTACTGCGCAAGGGTTACGGCCTGGGCGCCCAGGCCATGGCCGCTGGCAGCTTCCATGCGCCGGTGTTCACGGTGGCCTGGCCCAGCGGCGAGTTCGGCGCCATGGGGCTGGAAGGCGCCGTGCGGCTGGGCTATGCCCGCGAACTGGCGGCCATCGACGACCCGGACAAGCGCCAGAAGCTGTTTGACCGCATGGTGCGCGCGGCCTACCGCCATGGTCAGGCGCTGAACATGGCCAGTTACCTGGAGATCGACAATGTCATCGACCCGGTGGACACCCGCGCCTGGCTGCTGCGCGGCCTGAACAGCGCCCCGGTCCCCGCCCGCCGGGAGCGAGGGCGATTTATTGATACCTGGTGA
- a CDS encoding S8 family serine peptidase, with protein MAWRALVGAVGAAAMLSASPAHTSLLNNLLNDTTTLVSDLVTETGLLPGEGIDDHYIVMLDPAITDLLGVAGLDQAIATVLATVGGGEVTHVYEHALTGMSVRLSSVQAGLLRALPGVLHVEQDQVIQLAATQNNATWGLDRIDQRHLPLDGRYTYPDSAGAGVNVYILDTGLRASHVEFEGRVIPGRNFASHGSGGFLGLIGGGGSTDPANTSDCNGHGTHVAGTAVGTVYGVAKSASIAPVRVLDCGGSGANSGVIAGVDWVAANHIKPAVANMSLGGGNSTALDAAVRNAVASGVTFVVAAGNSNANACTGSPNRVAEAITVGSTTRTDARSSFSNFGSCVDIFAPGSDITAAWFQNDTQLRTISGTSMAAPHVAGVAALYLGKQSSASPIQVFDAVLGDATVGVLSSVGNGSPNLLAWVDPEDNGNGVDRPPVAAFTADCNGLTCTFDGRGSTDDVAVAAWDWQFGDGNTANGETVSHTYASFGDYTVTLTVTDTANQTAQRSENVSVSSDEAPVCPDCTRYTGQLNNGQQATFPGNGFSFSGGQIEGFLSSPAGSSFDVFLERRSCVLLFSCSWSSVASGQGSGAQKTLNASVASGTYRWRVRATQGSGSFELLTNP; from the coding sequence ATGGCATGGCGCGCGCTGGTGGGCGCGGTGGGTGCGGCGGCAATGCTGTCGGCATCACCGGCTCATACTTCTCTGCTGAATAATCTGCTCAACGATACGACGACGCTGGTCTCGGATCTGGTCACGGAAACCGGTCTGCTGCCCGGTGAGGGCATCGACGATCATTACATCGTGATGCTGGATCCGGCGATCACGGATCTGCTCGGCGTGGCGGGGCTGGATCAGGCCATTGCCACGGTGCTGGCCACGGTCGGCGGCGGTGAGGTGACACACGTTTACGAGCACGCCCTGACAGGCATGTCGGTGCGCCTGAGCAGCGTGCAGGCGGGGTTGCTGCGCGCGTTGCCCGGGGTGCTGCATGTGGAGCAGGACCAGGTGATTCAACTGGCAGCAACGCAGAACAATGCCACCTGGGGGCTGGATCGCATCGACCAGCGCCACCTGCCGCTGGACGGTCGCTATACCTATCCGGATAGCGCGGGGGCGGGGGTCAATGTCTATATCCTCGATACCGGGCTGCGTGCCAGCCATGTCGAATTCGAAGGCCGCGTGATTCCCGGGCGCAACTTCGCCAGTCATGGCAGTGGCGGTTTCCTGGGCCTCATCGGCGGCGGAGGCAGCACCGATCCGGCCAACACCAGCGACTGCAACGGTCATGGCACCCATGTGGCGGGCACCGCCGTGGGCACTGTGTACGGCGTGGCCAAATCGGCCAGCATCGCGCCCGTGCGGGTGCTGGATTGCGGCGGCAGCGGCGCCAATTCCGGCGTGATCGCCGGGGTCGACTGGGTGGCCGCCAACCACATCAAGCCTGCGGTGGCGAACATGTCCCTGGGTGGTGGTAACTCCACAGCGCTGGATGCCGCCGTGCGCAATGCGGTGGCCAGCGGGGTGACCTTTGTGGTGGCCGCGGGCAACAGCAATGCCAACGCCTGCACCGGCTCACCGAACCGGGTGGCGGAGGCCATCACCGTGGGCTCCACCACCCGCACGGACGCGCGCTCGTCGTTCTCCAACTTCGGCAGTTGTGTAGACATCTTCGCCCCGGGCAGCGACATCACCGCCGCCTGGTTCCAGAACGACACCCAGTTGCGCACCATCAGCGGTACTTCCATGGCGGCGCCCCATGTGGCCGGGGTCGCGGCCCTTTATCTGGGCAAGCAGAGCAGCGCCAGCCCGATACAGGTCTTTGACGCCGTGCTGGGTGATGCCACGGTCGGTGTGCTCAGTAGCGTGGGCAACGGCTCCCCCAATCTGCTGGCCTGGGTCGACCCGGAAGATAACGGCAACGGGGTCGACCGTCCGCCCGTGGCGGCCTTTACGGCGGACTGCAATGGTCTGACCTGCACCTTCGATGGCCGTGGCAGCACGGATGATGTGGCGGTGGCAGCCTGGGACTGGCAGTTTGGCGATGGCAACACGGCCAATGGTGAAACAGTGTCGCACACCTATGCCAGCTTCGGGGATTACACGGTCACCCTGACCGTGACCGACACGGCGAATCAGACGGCACAGCGAAGCGAGAATGTCAGCGTCAGCAGCGACGAGGCGCCTGTCTGCCCGGATTGCACGCGCTATACGGGTCAGTTGAACAACGGTCAGCAGGCGACCTTCCCGGGCAACGGCTTCAGCTTTTCCGGTGGTCAGATCGAAGGCTTCCTGAGCAGCCCGGCGGGCAGCAGCTTCGATGTGTTCCTGGAGCGCCGCAGCTGCGTCCTGTTGTTCTCGTGCAGCTGGAGCAGCGTGGCCAGCGGCCAGGGCAGCGGCGCGCAGAAAACCCTGAATGCCAGCGTCGCCAGCGGCACCTATCGCTGGCGCGTGCGGGCCACCCAGGGCAGTGGCAGCTTTGAGTTGTTGACGAATCCCTGA
- a CDS encoding ATP-binding protein, with protein sequence MLERDLSSTLLRLAAGFPVIAVTGPRQSGKTTLVKDLFPEKPYVSLEDPEERAFAEDDPKGFLARFHEGAIFDEAQRWPALFSWLQGLVDADRQPGRFVLTGSQQFDLTAGVTQSLAGRVAMTRLLPLTLGELPDAQRAAMSADAALLRGGYPLLHTSNLRPADWFASYVASYVERDVRQVLKVRDLTSFQRFVRLCAGRTGQLLNLNALAGEAGIAQPTAKAWLSVMEASDLIFLLPPYHRNFGKRLVKTPKLYFVDVGLASWLLGIRDEATLALHPLRGALFETLMVSEFLKARYNNGEHGGLYFWRDNNGLEADLLFETMGRLQPVEIKSGATVTRDYLRAAQRAGSVAGDESLPPWLVYGGDQNMQRNGINVIGWQAIHEYRHTMAGG encoded by the coding sequence ATGCTTGAGCGCGACCTGTCTTCTACACTCTTGCGACTGGCTGCAGGCTTTCCGGTCATTGCCGTAACGGGACCTCGCCAGTCCGGCAAAACGACGCTCGTCAAAGATCTCTTTCCCGAAAAGCCGTACGTCAGTCTGGAGGACCCGGAAGAGCGGGCGTTTGCGGAGGACGACCCCAAGGGTTTCCTGGCCCGTTTCCATGAGGGCGCCATCTTTGACGAAGCCCAACGCTGGCCAGCCCTCTTCTCCTGGTTGCAAGGCCTGGTGGATGCCGACCGGCAGCCTGGCCGCTTTGTGCTGACCGGCTCACAGCAATTCGACCTGACCGCGGGCGTGACCCAGTCTCTGGCCGGGCGGGTCGCCATGACACGGCTGTTACCGCTCACCCTGGGGGAGTTGCCAGATGCGCAACGAGCGGCGATGAGCGCAGATGCAGCCTTGTTGCGAGGCGGTTATCCACTGCTGCACACCAGCAACCTGCGGCCCGCCGACTGGTTTGCCAGTTATGTCGCCAGCTACGTAGAGCGGGATGTGCGTCAGGTCTTGAAAGTGCGTGACCTGACCAGCTTTCAGCGCTTCGTCAGGCTCTGCGCCGGACGCACCGGACAACTGCTGAATCTCAATGCCCTGGCGGGCGAAGCGGGCATTGCCCAGCCCACCGCCAAAGCCTGGCTGTCAGTCATGGAAGCCAGTGATCTGATTTTCCTGCTGCCGCCCTACCACCGGAATTTTGGCAAGCGACTGGTCAAAACACCAAAGCTCTACTTTGTCGATGTGGGACTGGCCAGTTGGCTGCTCGGCATTCGCGATGAAGCGACGCTGGCCCTTCACCCCCTGAGAGGCGCCCTCTTCGAAACGCTGATGGTCAGCGAGTTTCTCAAGGCACGTTACAACAATGGCGAACATGGCGGGCTTTATTTCTGGCGCGACAACAACGGCCTCGAAGCCGATCTGCTGTTCGAGACCATGGGGCGTCTGCAACCTGTAGAGATAAAGTCTGGCGCAACGGTGACACGCGATTACCTGCGCGCAGCACAGCGCGCGGGTAGCGTCGCAGGCGACGAGAGCCTGCCTCCATGGCTGGTCTACGGCGGCGATCAGAACATGCAGCGCAACGGGATCAATGTTATCGGTTGGCAGGCAATACATGAATATCGCCACACCATGGCTGGCGGGTAA